The following DNA comes from Cloacibacillus sp..
GGATGTCTGTGGGAAAACGAATACGCTCGCTTAGAGCAAAAAATGGGATCGCGAATCAGGAGGAGCTAGCCTACTTGCTGGGGACCGCAAGACAGACTGTTTCGTCATGGGAACGCGACATTTTTTTGCCGGACGGCGCAAATTTGATGAAGCTGTCAAAGGTGCTGAATACCTCTATCGCATATATCTTGGGAGAGACGCTGACGCCCGACAAGGACGACAAGGGCGCAGAGC
Coding sequences within:
- a CDS encoding helix-turn-helix transcriptional regulator, producing the protein MSVGKRIRSLRAKNGIANQEELAYLLGTARQTVSSWERDIFLPDGANLMKLSKVLNTSIAYILGETLTPDKDDKGAE